A genomic window from Montipora capricornis isolate CH-2021 chromosome 8, ASM3666992v2, whole genome shotgun sequence includes:
- the LOC138014539 gene encoding collagen triple helix repeat-containing protein 1-like yields MSWILLTLLLMSIPYNSFAARDNTTGGPSCNDKQVSSICRCGIPGMHGKPGSPGFPGRDGRDGRDGPRGDQGRTGAAGVQGPPGQKGERGETGATVAPGVMAFKNWKECAWNNINDGRGNGLIKDCVFTKNLPDTALHVAWTGTLGVEGCTGCCKRWYFTFNGAECSAPLPIDGNVYLLASKSPPTYHVRHIEGHCNNIHKGRVRVGFWVDNCPGYENANANTGWGAVSRMFVEEVPKPQA; encoded by the exons ATGTCTTGGATCTTGCTGACGCTACTTTTGATGTCAATTCCTTACAATTCTTTTGCAGCGCGGGATAACACTACTGGTGGCCCGTCTTGCAATGACAAG CAAGTCTCGTCGATTTGCCGTTGTGGTATTCCCGGCATGCATGGCAAGCCTGGATCCCCAGGATTCCCAGGCCGCGATGGACGGGACGGCCGCGACGGACCAAGAGGGGATCAGGGACGAACTGGAGCGGCTGGTGTCCAGGGTCCTCCCGGTCAAAAAGGAGAGCGAGGAGAGACCGGGGCAACTGTAGCTCCAGGTGTGATGGCTTTTAAGAACTGGAAGGAGTGCGCCTGGAATAACATTAACGATGGCAGAGGTAACGGCCTGATTAAG GATTGCGTGTTCACCAAGAACCTCCCTGATACAGCTCTTCATGTGGCCTGGACTGGTACTCTTGGAGTTGAAGGCTGCACGGGTTGCTGTAAACGCTGGTACTTCACTTTCAACGGTGCTGAATGTTCTGCTCCCCTTCCTATTGATGGTAATGTGTACTTACTCGCATCAAAATCTCCGCCTACTTATCACGTTCGCCATATTGAAGGGCACTGCAACAACATTCACAAGGGAAGGGTGCGCGTGGGATTCTGGGTTGACAATTGTCCTGGATATGAAAATGCTAATGCCAACACAGGTTGGGGTGCAGTGTCCCGGATGTTTGTCGAGGAAGTTCCTAAACCTCAAGCTTAG
- the LOC138013975 gene encoding uncharacterized protein, whose product MAEKKFGISSTFAIQCSICSQTNHISTSKQHCAGSRGPKAFDANTRVALAALDNGIGFSHVNSILTALDIPNMTRKTYKVREREVGKIAEGVAKATCKVMFDKECELVKENGGTVDTDGLLPLSVSYDMGWSKRGRAHNSLTGHGAVMGSLTGKALDFTTRNKFCRTCQSASQTGGNPKPHDCRVNHQTSSKSMEPLGAVELFKRAPVQSNNPAKYAVFIGDDDCSTLSKIREEVVYHVEKWSDTVHAKRTLINHLHKLKCETSFPRGESALSNKVIDYSGKCFSYSVAQNAGNTDGMQKAIRLIVPHAFGNHEHCLESLCGYKQDPTSYKHRDLPFGKDLVGESLKRSLEEVFEIYSSENVIKKLAHNASSQRNESLNSTIGSKNPKIRFYGGSESADQRVACSVAQKNMGKQYLLNVLQSANINPGCTMTSQVSKMDYERKQDQLRKQSKDFKKKRKQLRNVRSSKDSRLESRDGTVYESGSTLSLDPEVIIAASIQKAEIYQFEQQVPQFCFRKPRRYQTFNPGFEYNFVIYDTETNCGGKKAELVELSAFCHGTGDSFTKFVLPQHDINIYVSNINKFRIASFGNERVLHRNGFALQTVSLPECLLSFANFLKSTSATIKNATSKPVKILLIGHNANAFDTPLLIRSIAKYTETEPKFKELDLLFADSSVLIRHLLKENNQLLR is encoded by the coding sequence ATGGCTGAAAAGAAGTTTGGTATTTCAAGCACTTTTGCTATTCAGTGCAGTATCTGTTCCCAGACAAATCACATTTCAACCAGCAAACAACACTGTGCAGGTTCCAGGGGACCCAAAGCATTTGATGCCAACACAAGAGTAGCTTTAGCTGCACTTGACAACGGTATTGGTTTTTCCCATGTCAACTCAATCTTAACAGCCCTTGACATACCAAATATGACTAGGAAAACATACAAGGTAAGAGAGCGCGAGGTTGGGAAGATAGCGGAAGGGGTGGCAAAGGCAACATGCAAAGTGATGTTTGATAAGGAATGTGAACTGGTGAAGGAAAACGGCGGCACTGTGGATACTGATGGTCTCTTACCCTTGTCTGTATCATATGACATGGGATGGTCCAAACGAGGTCGTGCACACAATTCCCTGACAGGTCATGGTGCGGTAATGGGCTCATTAACTGGGAAAGCACTGGACTTTACAACTAGAAACAAATTCTGTCGAACATGCCAGTCTGCCAGTCAAACTGGAGGCAATCCTAAACCTCATGATTGCAGAGTTAACcatcaaacatcatcaaaatcaatGGAACCCCTAGGTGCAGTTGAATTATTTAAGAGAGCACCAGTACAGAGCAACAACCCTGCAAAGTATGCAGTGTTTATTGGTGATGATGATTGCTCAACACTGTCAAAAATAAGAGAAGAAGTTGTTTATCATGTGGAAAAATGGTCTGATACTGTGCATGCTAAGCGAACATTAATTAACCATTTGCACAAATTGAAATGTGAAACATCGTTCCCCCGGGGTGAATCAGCATTATCAAACAAAGTCATAGATTACTCAGGAAAATGTTTCAGCTATAGTGTAGCACAGAATGCAGGGAACACCGATGGTATGCAAAAGGCAATAAGGTTAATTGTTCCTCATGCCTTTGGGAATCACGAACACTGCTTAGAATCCTTGTGTGGGTACAAACAAGACCCAACAAGCTACAAACACAGGGACTTACCCTTTGGTAAAGATCTTGTAGGAGAAAGCCTGAAAAGATCACTGGAagaagtttttgaaatttatagtAGTGAAAATGTCATCAAGAAGCTAGCACACAATGCATCttcacaaagaaatgaaagccTGAACAGTACTATAGGTTCCAAAAACCCCAAAATACGTTTTTATGGAGGTAGCGAGAGTGCCGACCAGAGAGTGGCATGTTCTGTTGCACAGAAAAATATGGGTAAACAATATCTCTTGAATGTTTTGCAATCAGCAAATATTAACCCGGGGTGCACCATGACAAGTCAGGTTTCGAAAATGGATTATGAAAGGAAGCAAGACCAACTTCGGAAACAAAGCAAGGATTTCAAGAAAAAGCGAAAGCAGCTTAGAAATGTGCGTTCTAGCAAGGACAGTAGACTTGAATCACGAGATGGAACTGTGTACGAGTCAGGCAGTACTTTATCCCTGGATCCTGAAGTAATAATTGCTGCTAGcattcaaaaagctgaaatctaTCAGTTTGAACAACAAGTACCCCAGTTTTGCTTTAGGAAACCTAGAAGATACCAGACATTTAACCCTGGTTTTGAATACAACTTTGTCATTTAcgacacagaaacaaattgTGGTGGCAAAAAAGCCGAGCTCGTCGAATTATCTGCTTTTTGTCACGGCACTGGCGATTCGTTTACGAAATTTGTCTTGCCTCAACATGATATTAATATATATGTAAGTAATATCAACAAGTTTCGCATTGCATCGTTCGGCAATGAACGCGTACTCCACAGAAATGGTTTCGCTTTACAAACCGTTTCTCTTCCAGAATGTTTACTGTCTTTCGCTAACTTCCTGAAATCCACAAGTGCCACAATCAAAAACGCAACATCAAAacctgtaaaaatattgctcatAGGACACAACGCAAACGCATTTGACACACCATTGCTCATACGAAGCATCGCCAAGTATACAGAAACGGAACCCAAATTCAAAGAACTGGACTTGCTATTCGCGGACAGTTCAGTCTTGATCAGGCATCTTCTAAAGGAAAACAACCAGTTGCTccggtaa